One window of Caldisericum exile AZM16c01 genomic DNA carries:
- the trxB gene encoding thioredoxin-disulfide reductase → MEEFFSVHEVKKEKLDTEEIYDLAIIGGGPAGLTAAIYAARFKLKFVLFEKVAVGGQIAVSEWVENYPGFPDGISGVDLVNLFKKQAERFGTNIVLTDVRKVEKISDLFYLETEYGKIRSWTVILATGAEPVKLPVPEEEKFRGRGISYCATCDAAFFKNKTVAVIGGGDTAIHDALTLSKFADKVIVVHRRKELRATKILQEAAFSNPKISFELEYIPAHVLGDKKVEGLEVEHVVTKEHKVLKVEGVFVAIGEKPNSELVKGLVNVDDRGFVVTNMKMETNLPGLYAVGDVRNTPLRQVITACGDAAIAAAEVDKYIKNL, encoded by the coding sequence ATGGAAGAATTTTTTTCGGTTCACGAGGTAAAGAAAGAAAAATTGGATACAGAAGAAATTTATGATCTTGCAATTATAGGCGGTGGACCCGCAGGACTTACTGCTGCAATCTATGCAGCTCGTTTTAAGCTTAAATTCGTATTATTTGAGAAAGTTGCGGTAGGAGGACAGATTGCAGTAAGTGAATGGGTGGAAAATTACCCAGGTTTTCCAGATGGAATATCTGGGGTAGACCTCGTAAACCTATTCAAAAAACAGGCTGAACGCTTTGGAACAAATATTGTGCTTACTGATGTAAGAAAAGTAGAAAAGATAAGTGATCTTTTTTATCTCGAAACTGAATATGGAAAAATCAGATCTTGGACGGTAATTCTTGCAACTGGCGCAGAGCCAGTTAAACTTCCAGTTCCTGAAGAGGAGAAGTTCAGAGGAAGAGGTATTTCTTATTGCGCAACGTGTGATGCGGCATTTTTTAAAAATAAAACTGTTGCAGTGATTGGTGGTGGAGATACTGCAATCCACGACGCATTAACCCTTTCAAAATTTGCTGATAAAGTAATAGTTGTTCATAGAAGAAAGGAATTAAGAGCAACTAAAATTCTTCAAGAAGCCGCATTTTCTAATCCGAAGATTTCCTTTGAACTCGAATACATTCCTGCGCATGTTCTTGGAGACAAAAAGGTAGAAGGCCTTGAAGTAGAACATGTGGTAACAAAAGAACACAAAGTACTCAAAGTTGAAGGAGTTTTTGTTGCAATAGGCGAAAAACCAAATTCAGAACTCGTAAAAGGTCTTGTAAATGTTGATGACAGAGGTTTTGTAGTTACTAATATGAAAATGGAAACAAATTTACCAGGCCTGTATGCCGTTGGCGATGTGAGAAACACACCATTGAGGCAAGTTATTACTGCTTGCGGTGATGCTGCTATTGCAGCAGCCGAAGTTGATAAATATATTAAAAATCTATAA